The Desulfuromonas sp. TF nucleotide sequence CTGCATCTCCTGTGAAGTCTGCACCCACATCTGCCCCGAGGTTTTTGAAATGCAGGCAGACGGCAAGTCGGGCGTCCACAATCCCGCCGGCGCCCCGGAGGAA carries:
- a CDS encoding ferredoxin — protein: MPRIPVVDKEACISCEVCTHICPEVFEMQADGKSGVHNPAGAPEEKIEEAMDNCPVACIHWA